A section of the Microbulbifer pacificus genome encodes:
- a CDS encoding ATP-binding protein: protein MRLQMLRLLSVLALALVVVYSSVAALYNLYSPAPHEYTISAAQLAAVLERGDTPIAQRYATDAIHFSAPLQQRLAAGEVVGLNSGEGQILFYHRNGDNLLEIGPFPHQPEESVTQWRMLFIGAMLVVLLLLIWPMFRDLNRLQNQAIRFSKKPFQIPEQFNHRSTIFPLAETFRRMANIVTGHFEMHKDLARTIAHEIRTPLARIKFQQALAGHDTQSTEVINRATRDIEQLVEKYLNFSRVEVHEQFLARKCISLEDFFEELGAHLEIQCPQLEIAYYFPDGEAWLEPDSLTIAIQNLVVNAGKYARDRVSLRFEFDRDHCVFTVEDNGPGLGGDALELTDAFTRSATDEQGYGLGLYIVKKVMMWHEGELRLDQSPKFGGTRATLRWPNRN from the coding sequence ATGCGCCTGCAGATGTTGCGGCTGCTCAGTGTGCTGGCGCTGGCACTGGTGGTGGTCTACTCCTCGGTAGCGGCACTTTACAACCTCTACTCGCCTGCTCCGCACGAATACACCATCAGCGCGGCTCAGTTGGCCGCAGTACTGGAGCGCGGCGATACGCCCATCGCGCAACGCTACGCCACCGATGCCATTCATTTTTCCGCGCCACTGCAGCAGCGACTGGCCGCCGGAGAAGTGGTGGGGCTCAACAGTGGCGAAGGGCAGATCCTTTTTTATCACCGTAATGGCGACAACTTGCTGGAAATCGGACCCTTCCCCCACCAGCCGGAGGAGAGCGTCACCCAGTGGCGCATGCTGTTTATTGGCGCGATGCTGGTGGTATTGCTGTTGTTGATCTGGCCCATGTTTCGCGACCTGAACCGCCTGCAGAACCAGGCGATCCGTTTTAGCAAAAAACCGTTCCAGATTCCCGAACAGTTCAATCACCGCTCCACCATTTTCCCACTGGCAGAAACCTTTCGCCGCATGGCCAATATCGTCACCGGTCATTTCGAGATGCATAAGGATCTTGCGCGCACCATTGCCCACGAAATCCGCACGCCGCTGGCGCGCATCAAGTTCCAGCAAGCGCTGGCCGGGCACGATACGCAAAGCACCGAGGTCATCAACCGCGCCACCCGCGATATCGAACAGCTTGTGGAAAAATACCTGAATTTTTCCCGTGTGGAAGTGCACGAGCAGTTCCTCGCGCGCAAATGCATTTCGCTGGAGGACTTTTTCGAAGAGCTCGGTGCTCACCTGGAAATACAGTGCCCGCAACTGGAAATTGCCTACTATTTTCCCGACGGCGAAGCCTGGCTGGAGCCGGATTCCCTCACAATCGCCATCCAGAACCTGGTGGTGAATGCCGGCAAATACGCCCGCGACCGCGTCAGCCTGCGCTTTGAATTTGACAGGGACCACTGCGTTTTCACGGTGGAAGACAACGGCCCCGGACTCGGTGGCGATGCGCTGGAACTCACCGATGCGTTTACCCGCTCGGCCACAGACGAGCAGGGCTACGGTCTCGGGTTGTACATCGTCAAAAAAGTGATGATGTGGCACGAGGGCGAGCTGCGCCTGGATCAGTCACCCAAATTCGGCGGCACCCGCGCCACACTGCGCTGGCCCAATAGAAATTAA
- a CDS encoding alpha/beta hydrolase family protein yields the protein MKILSMLSVAVVTGAVAAMSILPAPAEAKEQVHKPFASLGEMPIPFEDLFRPAAYNNIRISPDGKYFAAGRTREDGMTDGVIIDRRTMEVKSTLEMAGDVGVSQIQWANKERVLFSFTMKSAVAEDASTSQIAAMNIDGSRKEIIYTGTSDYGGGEGAVLAGKIDDKHYRIEVYPSGSALNFPLKYIYKLNIYTRKTTLIARSPIRMGRPISNKDGEITHWVGKLPDDFDATVVATKNAAGEWDETVFQNKDGVFEPMGWTKEKDWMWYTDTVDAPTKGLYRYNVKTGEKKLVYRHPKVDYDRIFNDDDGNPWGALVNYDYPTVVYIDEDNHYAKTHKRLQGTFPNKHIQILNRTSDGNEWVVHVGDDRHPGSYYVYNQFDGALKFLANQAEWIDPAKVPTTHPVRFTARDGLEINGYLTLPINKEAKNLPLIILPHGGPHGPRDYWGYNKERIIFANAGYAVMHVNYRGSGGYGREFLFDWYGHWGMEMQDDLTDATNWAINAGIADTDRICIYGASYGGYAAMQGVTKEPDLYQCGIGYVGVYDMAIFSTHGDIRLRKAGRKYLAAATGTDPEVHRQRSPSRNAERITAPVFLVQGARDVRVPIEHYWAMRDALVKQNHPLETLVAPRAFHGAREKTSQLEIYCRMINFFDRHIGDGKPTDAPANDCVPEDGPGLLEYHYYEEAKRG from the coding sequence ATGAAAATTTTATCAATGCTGAGCGTCGCGGTGGTTACCGGTGCGGTCGCAGCGATGAGCATTCTGCCGGCGCCGGCAGAGGCGAAAGAACAAGTGCACAAGCCGTTTGCCAGTCTCGGCGAAATGCCCATTCCGTTTGAAGACCTGTTCCGCCCGGCGGCGTACAACAACATCCGTATCTCTCCGGATGGCAAATACTTTGCCGCAGGTCGCACCCGTGAAGACGGCATGACCGATGGCGTGATCATCGATCGCCGCACCATGGAAGTGAAGTCCACGCTCGAAATGGCCGGTGACGTGGGTGTCAGCCAGATCCAGTGGGCCAACAAAGAGCGCGTACTGTTCAGCTTCACCATGAAGTCCGCGGTCGCTGAAGATGCGAGCACCTCGCAGATTGCGGCAATGAATATTGACGGTTCCCGCAAGGAAATCATTTATACCGGTACCAGCGATTACGGCGGCGGTGAAGGTGCGGTGCTGGCCGGCAAGATCGATGACAAGCATTACCGCATCGAGGTGTACCCGTCTGGTAGCGCCCTGAACTTCCCGCTGAAGTATATCTACAAGCTGAACATCTATACCCGCAAGACCACCCTTATCGCGCGTTCCCCGATTCGTATGGGACGTCCGATCAGCAACAAAGACGGTGAGATCACTCACTGGGTAGGCAAACTGCCCGACGACTTTGATGCGACCGTAGTGGCCACCAAAAATGCCGCTGGTGAATGGGACGAAACCGTATTCCAGAATAAGGATGGCGTGTTTGAGCCCATGGGTTGGACCAAGGAAAAAGACTGGATGTGGTACACCGACACCGTCGATGCGCCCACCAAAGGTCTGTACCGCTACAACGTGAAAACCGGTGAGAAGAAGCTGGTTTACCGTCACCCGAAGGTGGATTACGACCGCATCTTCAACGATGACGACGGCAACCCCTGGGGTGCCCTGGTCAACTACGACTATCCGACCGTGGTCTATATCGACGAAGACAACCACTACGCCAAGACTCACAAGCGCCTGCAGGGAACCTTCCCCAACAAGCACATCCAGATCCTCAACCGTACCAGTGACGGCAATGAGTGGGTGGTGCATGTGGGCGACGATCGTCACCCGGGTAGCTACTACGTTTACAACCAGTTCGACGGCGCGCTGAAGTTCCTCGCCAACCAGGCGGAGTGGATCGACCCGGCCAAGGTACCAACGACCCACCCGGTGCGTTTTACCGCGCGCGATGGTCTGGAAATCAACGGTTACCTGACTCTGCCAATCAACAAAGAAGCGAAGAACCTGCCGCTGATCATCCTGCCGCACGGCGGCCCGCACGGCCCGCGTGACTACTGGGGTTACAACAAGGAGCGCATCATCTTTGCCAACGCCGGTTACGCCGTGATGCACGTGAACTACCGCGGTTCCGGTGGTTACGGTCGCGAGTTCCTGTTCGATTGGTACGGACACTGGGGCATGGAAATGCAGGACGACCTGACCGATGCAACCAACTGGGCGATCAACGCCGGTATTGCCGACACGGACCGCATCTGTATCTACGGTGCTTCCTATGGCGGCTATGCGGCCATGCAGGGCGTAACCAAAGAGCCGGACCTGTACCAGTGCGGTATCGGCTACGTCGGCGTGTACGACATGGCGATCTTCAGCACCCACGGTGATATCCGCCTGCGCAAAGCCGGCCGCAAGTACCTGGCTGCTGCCACCGGTACCGATCCGGAAGTACACCGTCAGCGCTCTCCGTCCCGTAATGCCGAGCGCATTACCGCACCGGTATTCTTGGTACAGGGCGCCCGCGACGTACGTGTGCCCATCGAGCACTACTGGGCCATGCGCGATGCGCTGGTGAAGCAGAACCACCCGCTGGAAACTTTGGTAGCCCCGCGCGCTTTTCACGGTGCCCGTGAAAAAACCAGCCAGCTGGAAATCTACTGCCGCATGATCAACTTCTTTGATCGCCACATCGGGGACGGCAAGCCTACAGATGCACCGGCCAACGACTGTGTGCCGGAAGACGGCCCGGGGCTACTGGAGTACCACTACTACGAGGAGGCCAAGCGTGGTTAA
- a CDS encoding energy transducer TonB has translation MVKSVFTAITLLASSQAFCLDWERPDCSKYADFGECRNAESNNYRLQKQQEFREKGLSFWYYERPDYSDNKKVEQALEDKVEGALFFSFTVKRDGSVADVALKSKTSDEVAVFAEPILAAIKNWQFVPSEKDWQDQEWRYQFFFKQEDCDAEASDTEACAAEEKAASAE, from the coding sequence GTGGTTAAGTCTGTATTTACTGCCATTACCTTGCTGGCCTCCAGCCAGGCGTTCTGCCTGGACTGGGAGCGCCCGGACTGCTCCAAATACGCGGACTTCGGTGAATGTCGCAACGCGGAGAGCAACAACTACCGACTGCAGAAACAGCAGGAATTTCGCGAGAAAGGCCTGTCGTTCTGGTACTACGAACGCCCGGATTATTCCGACAACAAAAAAGTCGAGCAGGCTCTGGAAGACAAGGTCGAAGGGGCGCTGTTCTTCTCTTTCACGGTGAAGCGCGACGGCAGCGTTGCCGATGTTGCGCTGAAAAGCAAAACCAGTGATGAGGTTGCGGTGTTCGCCGAGCCGATTCTGGCCGCGATCAAAAACTGGCAGTTCGTGCCGTCTGAAAAAGACTGGCAGGATCAGGAATGGCGCTACCAGTTCTTCTTCAAGCAGGAAGACTGTGATGCCGAAGCCAGTGATACCGAAGCTTGCGCAGCAGAAGAAAAAGCCGCGTCAGCGGAGTGA